DNA from Biomphalaria glabrata chromosome 14, xgBioGlab47.1, whole genome shotgun sequence:
AAGACGGACAATACTTTATAATAGGCTACTCTTTAATcaatgccttacattcggaaatatCCGAACGCGACATTCCTTTCAAGAACtagatagtcctttcaaaaccgatttTGGATCGAGACTTTGATgtagtctctagccaaatttacattttttttttactttgaaaaattataacggtcaaactagagctTTCTCCCTGTAACCAACgcgctagtaattcttttctcagcgatatacatcaactgttaataTATAGATCAGGTTCCATGAaattctgacttgaatagaggtttttgtaaaatattaatCTAATGATTTTTATTAAGCCGTTTCCTTAAAATGCCAATGGAGACAATTAATTTTAAGCTGGATCTAAACTTAGAGCTCATGTAGATGAATATGAGAATCCCTGACGAAGAGTTGAAGAAGTCAAGAAAGAGAATTAAATACACAATCAGGCGAGCTATGTTGTTGTAGTATCTGAGAGTTGAGAATTCAGGCTCGAAGAACTGGACAAAGAAATTGGTCACTCTTGGTACCAGGACCAAAGCGTAGGTCAGAATGACCAATAGCAGCATTTTGACCACTTGTATATCTCGTTTAGAAAATtttgagttgttttttgttgcaGGCTTCGATAGTAACGGAGTATTGATCAAGTGGCCTCTGAAGGCCGAAGATTTGTACAGAATATAGACGATGACCACAGTACTGCTAACCATAATGATCAAGCTAAGTAATGGATATAGGAAATTGAAATTCTTATAAAAGTCTATATACACCTGTCCATAGGTGTAGTAAAAATCGGAAAACTGATATTTCGCCTCTGGCTGGTCAAACGTTGACGCCTTGATCCACTTTACTTctagaaaaaataaagaaggAAACAGGGTCGCCAGCACAATGGCCGAAAGAGCAATGCAAGTTAGCTACGTATTATTAGGCGTCATCATAGATTTGACTCGCAAAGGAAAACTGATGCAAAGGCATCTCTCCATGGCGACGTAGGCTCCTATAACGTAAGCGATGTTCGTGGCGATGTTCTGCAAGGAGTTGATGTTCGGGTAGGTAGCATTCTGCCAGGATCTGCCCAGGGGCGGCGACAGAAGAGACAAAGGCCCGTAGAACCTGTGGATGAAACCGCACAGCACGCGAACGAGATCCCAGAAGGCGATGGTCGTCATGGTGATATTGATCGTGTCCTTGAACCCCATGGTCTTGAAGACGACGATGGTGAGAGTGTTGCCGAAGATTCCCAAGAAGGCGATTACCAGGGAGAACCAGGTATCGACTATGGCAGTGAATGTCCATAAAACTTCATCCGAAACCAGAGCTTGATCAAACTTCGTATTAACTGAAGCTGTATTCACCAAGTAAATGTCATTGCCGCAATGCAATGTGACATTACTGGATGTCACATTCCTGGATGTCACATTACTGCATATGGCATTCATTGTGATTTTTTAGTGGATTCTTGgttttttaatgaattaatgAAATTGATTAAAGAGTCTCTCTCTACCTGGAAACCAGAGAAACTTCATTAACATTTCAACATTATGGTTGGTATGGTATCTATGTTCGGCCATAATCttcctctcttctctctttctatttttatttatctgtatgattatctacctacctaccacctaactctctctctctgtctctctcaacaTGTATATAATCATGTGAGTAGTGCTCTATACAAtttgaaaatatgaataataaaatataacccGTGTGCAACATCTCCCATGGTAATGAACTTTAACAACATCAGAAAGTGATGAAATATTGATTCttcaaattgaaaacaaaaattagcaTATAAAATGTAGAGATATTTAGTAAAAGACAAAGAATTGCATCATTTCTATAAAAAGACATTGAAGACCAATCAAACTACACATTTTACCAAATAAAGAATGCATAAGttattgatagacatttatacatatttcattaatataccATCGATAAATCTCTTTTCATCGATTTTCCCCCTTcctttcaaaataatattttaattatacagTCATAGAGAACTTAGAGTTTCAAAGCAACACAATGAATTCTACTGCCGTAATTTCAGATACCACAATACTGCGAatgtattataattaaaaagtaacaaCAAAGTGACTAAACGAATATAAAGAAAGAGTAAGTTACTCTGTAATTTTTTATCGTCTGCTGCCAGGATTCAAATCAAATAATTGTTACCTCCCATTATGTCAATGCCTCTGAAAGCAACAGTTCATTATTGTATGTTTCTGTGTTtagtcaaaacaaaaaaagaatggtCTGGCTAACAGTTTATGACGATAATTGAGTGTCTGTATGTGTGCGCgcgtgggtgtgtgtgtgtgtaggaacATTGTCTCTAAGCAAGATCGCGATGTTTATGGGAAGCTCCCTTCAATGTCAAGGTCAACAATATCCTCGGACGTCTGCACATAATTGGATTGAAGGAAATTTCAACATGGTTTAAAGTGAGCAGCAAGAGTAGTCCGGGCTTCCAGATTCTTAAAGCAGTTGACTAAATCAggctcatttttagcggcccccgaaacgGGAAAAGACgcttattagttttgtgtggcctgtctgtccgtccgtccgtccgtccatgtcttgccacatccaggacaAGCATAACAATTGTCCGCCTTCTACGTCTgctgattttcttttggtctcaattCCGCCGAACTCTCGCCTGGAGGAGTCAAAACACCACGATTACCAGATTCATTTGAAAGCGATGCGTCATTTAATACTATGCTTCCTAATATGGTCTAACACGTTAAAAGGctgtccatttaaggtgatccTTGGGGGCTGAGAAGGTTTTATTAGGATattcctggaatatgacttctgttttcccgaggtttatagacaAACCGAGAGAGGTGGCAGCGCATGCAAATTTGTTGACCGCGTTCTGGAGATCTTGTTCACTGTTAGCAAGCAGGGCGCAATAATCGGTATAGTGAAGCTCTGTTATGacaatttcttttgtttttgtcgaAGATTGAATACATCGCTGTCTGAACGAAACCTGACATAGATAccttcgtgcaatcgctgcctcatttggCCCAGCATTATACCAAAGAAGATAGTGACTAGAGTAGgggcaagtacacagccctgcttcacgtcATTTTCTATCAGGAAGGTGACCATTGTGCCTActtaagccatttttttttcacatcaaACTGCTGGAGAATGGATATAAACGTAGGTGGGTATCCGAGCCTGACcaaaattatcaataatataaatTCAAACATTGAAACCATATATTGATATACCTTATcaagataaaaaataatattattataaattgtaTTATATAACTCtctcatcttcttatcttatatgatacagacgttacttaaaaaaagaagatgattacgtcctacgcgtcatgcattaagtcatgcatattaaccaatgacctaaattctgccaagtcactgatcttcctggctagctcaggcaacccattccatggtctaatagcactagggaagaaggagcatttgtacaaatttgtcctagcatatggaacgagtagcgcgtctttatctttgtgtctgagtattttattaaattttgtttttgtatttgaagattatggttcagtgttttatttataaatgctactttacttttaagtcttctatcctaaaggccttctaaattttgtgattttactaaaggtgttactctagtcaaattgtgagtattcgtttgttatgaatctcactgctctattttgtgtctgttccagtttcttaatgttttcttgagttgaggggtcccaaacagagggtGCATATTCCATTACTGGTCTAACCAaggtttaaataacattttagttttaagttcTTATTTGTTCTTAACCAAACGTAATGTAGGCTCAAGCCTCTATGATAACATGTTGACATGGACACAACAGTTGAACAGACAAACTAAAagacaaaaatattaaattaattttggtaAATGTGTTGTTTGTCAACAAATGGAGGAACTCCTCTGTAATGTAGAGAGACAAaagctcagctggtttggtcatattgctAGACATCTCACTGACATGATCAATAATCATCACTCAAAATACAGCAGTAATTAAACTACAAAGAAAGATAGATGAACAATATATTACTATTTATAGGCCTAGCTCATGATTTTATGTGATGTATAtatgttcagaaaaaaaaatttttttttttcggttatCGAAGTAcggattttcatttattaaaaaacaaaagtaagcCCTGTTTGAGAATTTGAACCCAGAACCTTTGGTTTTGAAAGCCGGTACTCGAAGTACATACTACAAATATTTGAAATCACGGTAACATAAAAACACTAGATTAATTTTGTATTCGAAAGCTAATATTTTTTTGGCactgttttacaaatatttcttcaaaatgttggaataaatttaaattcaaaCATTATACATGATTTAAAACTGTTAagttcaaaaaggaaaaaatattttagaggtTGACCtctaaaattataaatttagtaacacttatataaatttaaaattgataGCATCTTTTTCCAAAAGTTAACTGCCTTTGACGAATGACTGTTCGGTATATTATTTACATAATACAAAGACATAGGGAACtcttttgacattttattaacaaaattttgcattatttGCCGTGCAAATACATTGTTTctaaaataagtattgaaaatgacatattaatatcattattttataattttagattataacatttctaaaaaacaatttatatgtAATTTATCTCTTGAAAATGAAATTACATAGTGTaaatttctaatttaaaaacaatatttaatttattattttggttATATGAGGAGaataaaagtaggcctaccattATTGTGTGGTATATTACTGAACGAAAtcgattgtttattatttaaatatccccccccccccaaaaaaaaaaaaaaaaaaaaaaaaaacatcacaccAAGAATTGAGGCGATTTACTATTGGAACATCCACTTCGAGTCCTTCAAACATACTTTGGTTAATAAAAGGAATCTTGTAGACTGGCCAATATTTAGTTTATCTAAGTTTAACCCAACTTTAAAATTAACTTATATAAGATGTCTACAGAAGTTCTGCTAGAATGCACTCACTCTTAGTGTCGTATTAAGATGCTTATAGCTCATTAATTAAGCTAGGCAGGGCATGGGGGCGAAAGGCAATTAATTTTGAAAGATGAAAGTTGATAGGAGGAACAAAAGTGACTTTCTTAAATGCTTTCAAAGACTAGCTTAGGCGCCATCTTGCgtaaactgacaaaaaaaatagagcAAAATGGATGCAAGCAGATTGTGGCATGACAGTTGGAGATTTCTTCAAAATTTACCTCGCCCTATGGAAGAGCAGAAGTGCCCATCTTGATTCTGTGAGCATAATCATaataagtaaaaagtaaagttcccctttcagaccttgtggtctatagggtcatctgtttctgtggcctacggctaacaagggtgtcatgtggtcagcacaacgaccaaccgcctttacttttccctaactaatgtcaggtacccattagagctgggtggactcagaggaagatcccgaaattaaaaatttcagtcttcaccaggattcgaaccccggtccccggttcggaagccaagcgctttaccgctcagccaccgcgcctccctgtGAGCATAATAGCACGTACAAATTCTGAACCAAGTCCTAgaaatctttttatttgtaGACATATTGCACACGCGCAGAGGCAATGCGAAAGGCTTAAGCGACGTAGGCAACAGCCCACAGCCCGAGGAACATCTCAAAAAGACACGGAGAGTATGAAATAGCAATAAATAGAAGCTCCAGACATTCAACAACGATGGAATGGGTTCTCAATGGCCAAACAAAATATCTAACTACCGTCTGTTGGGAAACAGCCCAGAAAGCACCAATAGAGCAGGAAATCAAAATACGCAAATGGAACTGGATAGGGCAGACGATGGGAAAGATAAGGGAAAATATTACAAAGCAGGCTCTGAACTGGGAACCACAGGCGAAGATAAAGGTTGAGAGACCAAATTAAACATAGAGGAGCTCAATAGAACAAGCATCAAAGATAACTGATTGGCAATTGACCCGAGGGAAATTGTGGCCCTAAGTTTTACTGGAAGTTTCCCATGTCAAATAAGTCAGAATGCatttaaagctataaaaaaTCATACGACGCACGTAGTTAGTGATTTCAAATCTCTTTTACCTAAAAGGTCAGTTTAAATTGTATTAAATCTATAGTATAAGGTGCTATCGGAAGTCAAGTTATGACattatgtaaattattaaaaccatATTATAGTTGTGAAacatttcaaactatttaaaagCGGTGAAACATTTACATTTCCAAATAAccatgaaacatttaaactatttaatagcggtgaacgATATAAACTATGTAATAGCGGTGACGAATTCCGATGGGACAATAGGCTTCTAACAATTAAATTGTATAATAGCAGTTAAACATTGAAACCATTTTATAGCGATTAAATACTCAAACCGTATGATAGCTGTGAAACATTCCAACCATAAAACAGTggtaaaacatttaaacaatgtAACAGTGGTAAGACAGAAAATTTCAGGCATCCACCAATATATGCTTGTGTCATATAACTGGTGCTAGATGCCCAAAACAACTTCAGTCTGTGGGCAACAACTTGGCAAAAAAACAATAGAGCAAAAAATGAAACGAAGCAAATGGGACTGGATTGTAGATCCAATGCTAAGCGCAGCAGAAAATATTTCAAGACAGCCTCTATACCGGAACTTACAGATAGAGAGAAAGGTTAAGAGACCATGGACCCAGTTGAAGGGAATAGTACGATTGCGTAAACTATAAAGagagtgaaaatctgacaccataatatttcagtccattcaaagttctgatgcaacggctacttttttcttttctaaaagcgaaaaaaaaatctaattttttaaatcacttatgcaagctgttttttcataaaaatacaccacttttacaactattcactattaatagtaacaaatacgcGATTCTCTTTTGTAGGGGAGATAGCCATTAAGcatttatcatatttttaaccaatggttttagactttttgttttcctacATTATGTACGGATAATTGTGCCACCTACTACATCCACACGaaaaataacactttatttttttaagagagaaaaaaaggaatttagtagtatgcatataagttggacataatttaaaacaacaattaataagtaggttttcatattatctaaTGAACCGAAAGGATTGGCATCTGAAATGCACACCAAActtaatgatattttttttacgaaatgtttttttctttttctttgaggattagaataagagattgaccttttATAAAACAGTTAGATCAATTggatattcattataaaacatcagttcgcatttaatttcacattcactttcatcttttgtctgctggaccgctggggcaccacacaagatctgtttaccttctttctgcattcttctatgtcatttgtctttgatagaattgaattctgatgttctttctgaagaTATAGATATCGGCCTTTTTAccagcctgggtggaccacttcgggggccgattttgagtttgtgccacacaaactgtctttgtaacattgctattttattaaatttacttCCTTTGAAATGAAGAACTCTAAAAGTATTCATTATGCTCaaaaccaaataattaaattaaatagttataaataaagttatcaTAATTAAAACACTTCTCTCAACCTAGCAAAACATCTTTCGGCCTTAATTTATCACCTTAAAATTACAGTCtttcatattaaataatatttctattactattattatatttttaggttaatcacttcccaattttttatgatttaatacttgtgaattatgagaactcacaaataaaaacctatataatatttaaaaaaaaagccaagaaaagaggcctaaggcccaaggatttctatgatgataaagctaaaattcaATAGTGCAAATTCTTAGGTTtccttttaagaaaaaaaaaattatagtagGGCCTTATGTGTTGTTGGTAGGGTGttattcagtactgaataaccatttatatttcatggaacctttgggcttccataggaaATAAGGACAGATCCTTCCGAATGAATCCCAATAACTTCGTTCGTCTACAACAGAGGGCAATAGGCAACccagtgatcgtcaagtttggacagtttatgaacaattttaacgtgaactgttgtgtaaaccgtaaacttacggtagtgtcttatgtgttgttggcaatgtaatctcttcaatactgaattttaaaaaggtaaaGATTAACTAGAAAAGGAACATTTAAACTATTAATTACATCAGATATTCAAAACATGGATCCAAAGTTTATCAACAGACAACTAAGTCCAGAGACTAATCTTCACAAGGCAGATcaggttttgtttgttttctttgaccTTGAACTTTCTATCTACTAGTGATGTAGATTCGctattttatttactaattaGGTATAGGTTAATCATATTTCAAATTTCGTTTTAAttctttataatttaatatttgcgAAATCTGagaacttagaaaaaaaaaaagccccccGAAAGAGGCAGGAGGGCCCAAAAAGTGGCACATAAAGTGGCACATAAGgcccaaaaaaagaggaaaagaaaagaggcgtaaggcccaaggattcctatgatgacaaaCCTAAAAATGAATAGCGCAAatgctgaggtttcctttaaaaaaaattatatcaattaATAACATATTCATTACAATATCATTACACATAGACACAAGAGTGTGGGGTTAGAGTCAATCATTTCTTAGTCAGAAGCTTGGACTACATATTCAGCAGAAAGGCATGTATGACAGACCAACTCATGATTCTACACAACCAAGACTTAACTCTCCTTTTCTTCGATGTAGCCTCGTggatacgcacacacacatacatacatacacgcacacacacatacacacacacacacacaactctaTAACACACACACCCAATCTTTGCCCgaatatatttttctaaatCACTTTGGGCTGTATGAGAGTTTGTATTAGCTGATGAAACCATGAAGGTGGGTTAAAGTAGAAGAGTTTGTAAAAATGGGGGATGCACAGTGGATGAAAGAGGAATCGTGCGACAGAAAGAGGAATCGTGCGACAGAAAGAGGAATCGTGCGACAGAAAGAGGAATCGTGCGACAGAAAGAGGAATCCTGCGACAGAAAGAGGAATCGTGCGACAGAAAGAGGAATCATGCGACAGAAAGAGGAATCGTGCGACAGAAAGAGGAATCGTGCGTCAGAAAGAGGAATCGTGTGACAGAAAGAGGAATCGTGCGACAGAAAGAGGAATCGTGCGTCAGAAAGAGGAATCGTGCGTCAGAAAGAGGAATCGTGCGACAGAAAGAAGAATCGTGCGACAGAAAGAGGAATCGTGCGTCAGAAAGAGGAATCGTGCGACAGAAAGAGGAGTCGTGCGCAAGAAAGAGGATTCGTGCGACAGAAAGAGGAATCGTGCGAAAGAAAGAGGAGTCGTGCGACAGAAAGAGGAATCGTGCGACAGAAAGAAGAATCGTGCGACAGAAAGAGGAATCGTGCTTCAGAAAGAGGAATCATGTGACAGAAAGAGGAATCGTACGACAGAAAGAGGAATCGTGCGTCAGAAGGAGGAATCGTGCGACAGAAAGAGGAGTCGTGCGCAAGAAAGAGGAATCATGTGACAGAAAGAGGAATCGTACTACAGAAAGAGGAATCGTGCGACAGAAAGAGGAATCGTGCGCAAGAAAGAGGATTCGTGCGACAGAAAGAGGAATCGTGCGACTGAAAAAGATGATTCGTGCTACCGAAAGAGGAATCATGCGACAGAAAGAGGAATCGTGCGACAGAAAGAGGAATCGTGCGTCAGAAAGAGGAATCGTGCGTCAGAAAGAGGTGTGCTGATTGTAGTTTTCAAGTGAAGATGTAGTTTTTGGGGCCGCTGCCCAACAAAGACCGTACTTCATAATaaagaaaggggggagggaacTGACGGGAGGGGGGATAACAAGAGTTGACCTCCCAACGGCTGGCGACTAAATGAGGTCTTACACTTACTCAGATATTCAGTTTGATATAGAAAGTATAGATTTCGGCTTCGAAGACCGTATTGTATTGTTTGCTTTAAGAGCTGTACGGGGAACTAGCTTGGGTTGGGGGTAAGGGGGGGAGGTCCGAATTCGAAAGTccccctgggcccccacttgagggatCTTCCAAACTTGTGTCCCAAATTTGTTCTTTGCattaattaagtattaaatattacgcctttgacatgta
Protein-coding regions in this window:
- the LOC129922727 gene encoding uncharacterized protein LOC129922727 is translated as MNAICSNVTSRNVTSSNVTLHCGNDIYLVNTASVNTKFDQALVSDEVLWTFTAIVDTWFSLVIAFLGIFGNTLTIVVFKTMGFKDTINITMTTIAFWDLVRVLCGFIHRFYGPLSLLSPPLGRSWQNATYPNINSLQNIATNIAYVIGAYVAMERCLCISFPLRVKSMMTPNNT